Proteins co-encoded in one Strix uralensis isolate ZFMK-TIS-50842 chromosome 2, bStrUra1, whole genome shotgun sequence genomic window:
- the AKAP11 gene encoding A-kinase anchor protein 11 isoform X4 translates to MDMYARAQGNRMKPRISVKKSFGEGVLHSMKSLLHSRKKLCSVSAEECLNREEQDNFIEITFIGFAEEMGTAHLQELAAVSVELPDVLKSLQLCKLKENEVIFLKDVKKTLAKPYVLKHQNQLPEVFCVVRLSPSFPRIKADYIFNLLSKYTTGIRYAVEINSSQKHQTETSHGEDDDTNQSVSSIEDDFVTAFEHLDEDEPSKIQSAGACSFTSRNHRDAASQTIPAQCLEATESKILVGSARRKSSARSSTLIDILGLKELSSVKNSVTTSISDPWIQRSFYKPYNPSDQGVNFLCKTLFSSSPAESSESDCSSPSPIIFLDEEGYQKSLKAKLQLPKIPVVKDGIEDSDSEVSEFFDSFDQFDELEQALENSCKVIRDPILGNPSQKRRTAHEQLSSASITMNPQKFKFDRPTLPANVKKPTPRKPESPYSSVFDVPDSPRPVKTSGEENGGLFSPIRSSAFSPLGSCGSSECLCRISLGGDGAGQNHHDEVYNSYSAYADSVSFEILGSVFHSESSAEQACAENDSKHKGIALKEKKGQAADLKMKTSKEPDIQAKSKHKSMIRDSIQKFASELVEKSFGSAFKDLQKGVSSCTNALCHLAARLTSSVFQMAFYEIGRRRAISLKERAINGIANFLVSEAITGALKELRHVKKQIFTNTVARFAADLAEELVFEGIMEVCQFSYPSTPTAAQPSSFDYEDKVVRSYARDLSESVIQEAFIELSQVDVTFTTQAAISVSMDNIKYVSAESMLESTRTSTVFPNFNDRVALKPIQDSKKEYTVQQALFCTSGVVSSIPVPFAGRALCQHQVSSDAYKVKVSTASNSDDNVKVYKDSTHTFFRSRKREEKVASFRNIYLTSDHSQSTESSPSLLHNQNNTKQTNNRSGMNNNSELTSGLKGINTFSGTMVDMIVNEAYEAITSSRVTKAVEEYTDFLTRKIIDKKAYMQCTGEDFPKNMFADHLAKYVIKQSVDESKTMLCNSSENLAGNVNSQTYTDICRKEECVIKKQEAEKQSNVSIIVEQQQMPLNNPCKFLLTPTHSVQCFSESKDCWQDQKGHRFSSKSPPPCSTGTFARRVLEDFTDTGSCSIAYLNKPSKNHDTQKPSSGPLTYRQVDCFLHANSFSSVMFGSEDALQMEDKSSLKDGNTCVMPDTPPPTPLVPCQGSSERNLRKLSKKLKGELAKEFAPATPPSTPYNPSVTGLSETEHDSLENEEFMLKLMRSLSEEMESSEDEDHSEMPIEKEEHSEKTIQYADCLASHIISIATEMAASHLDGKTNKRETDRQVQLGMQNKRCGYTAFINIPEETCNSLWNYAGDMAGKVISEAKKIVKSRHCKLLRLKRVNCQVDCLYLRKGDKDYSSKERCDTVRDQWPGERDSSVLPLPQGSGMTGLTSKYPSCESVTDEYADHIIRVLKREGGNAELLMDQYASRLAYRSIKSGLQQAARKTKLRYNRKTFPGQNAQVNGKLELIKTANKDTVQQVKSSIHRCEDQMYGRSISTQRTECTELLHFSESLARSITCDVRKKLKMSGACLPKSLTDSCLYKKTAFDEVTGDVIKTRFSRTFLPFSPDHKLYHSTGSLNENGYSEGIIQAIEQYARKVVDDTLEMSLESAVLHVAENRKNGDRLSYTEKLSPFSGTVCRCCSMKEHRYCTENTSHHLPAQGSSIPVRRFVHSGLGGACQKSRVFQLDIPKIHVDVEQKTVFSDKGATAAVEKAERELSYTSLTADSGIGQDGVSFAESLTTEIMTSAMTNIGQAVNISQQMSLSIGDDSTGSWSNLSFEDEHPDESSSFLHLSDSSAVFSSSPGSNGNSSSWSSLGLEGDMYEENLSFPTSDSDGSEDKDEDSKDAVEGLEQIRKILVIVNIDLEPNLVDPQLRAALQWLAASETEVSDLHFHDTATREFVFLSRRLRERDWKVGDLLQAVLKYCEMIEKASDGEPALNKSLVGWLLENV, encoded by the exons GAGTTGGCAGCTGTTTCAGTAGAGCTTCCAGATGTTCTGAAATCGCTCCAGTTGTGCAAACTAAAAGAAAATGAGGTTATATTTCTAAAAGATGTAAAGAAAACCTTGGCAAAACCTTATGTCTTGAAACATCAG AATCAACTTCCTGAAGTGTTTTGTGTGGTGAGACTGTCTCCTTCGTTCCCAAGGATCAAAGCTGATTATATATTTAACTTGCTGAGCAAGTATACCACAGGCATAAGATATGCAGTGGAAATAAACTCATCGCAAAAACATCAAACAGAGACATCCCATGGAGAAGATGATGATACTAATCAGTCAGTTTCTTCAATTGAGGATGATTTTGTCACTGCTTTTGAACACTTAGATGAAGATGAGCCTTCAAAGATACAAAGTGCTG gtGCATGTAGCTTTACTTCTCGAAACCATCGAGATGCTGCTTCACAGACCATCCCTGCTCAATGTTTAGAAGCTACAGAGTCAAAGATCCTTGTGGGTTCTGCACGTCGAAAGTCATCTGCCAGATCTTCTACTTTGATTGATATTTTGGGACTTAAGGAACTGTCCTCAGTAAAAAATTCAGTTACAACCTCAATTTCTGATCCTTGGATACAAAGGAGTTTCTATAAGCCATATAATCCTTCTGATCAAGGTGTTAATTTTTTAtgtaaaacattgttttcttcctctccagctgAATCCTCTGAGTCAGATTGCTCCAGCCCAAGCCCCATCATCTTCTTAGATGAAGAAGGGTATCAAAAAAGCTTGAAGGCAAAACTTCAACTGCCAAAAATTCCAGTAGTGAAAGATGGTATAGAGGATTCAGACTCAGAAGTAAGTGAATTTTTTGATAGTTTTGATCAGTTTGATGAGCTGGAACAAGCCTTGGAAAACTCTTGTAAAGTTATTAGGGATCCCATCCTAGGGAATCCCTCCCAGAAAAGGAGGACTGCACATGAACAGTTGTCTTCTGCAAGCATTACAATGAATCCTCAGAAATTCAAGTTTGATCGTCCCACTCTCCCAGCCAATGTAAAGAAACCAACACCTCGTAAACCAGAATCACCATATAGCAGCGTCTTTGATGTCCCAGATTCCCCTCGCCCAGTTAAAACATCAGGGGAAGAGAACGGAGGCTTGTTCAGCCCTATTAGATCATCAGCTTTCAGTCCACTAGGGAGCTGTGGTTCTTCTGAATGTTTGTGTCGAATTAGTCTTGGTGGAGATGGGGCAGGTCAAAATCACCATGATGAAGTTTATAATAGTTATTCAGCATACGCTGATagtgtttcatttgaaatattGGGTTCTGTTTTTCATTCTGAGTCCTCAGCAGAACAAGCGTGTGCAGAAAATGATTCGAAACACAAAGGGAttgctttgaaagagaaaaaaggtcaAGCTGCAgatcttaaaatgaaaactagTAAGGAGCCAGATATACAAGCAAAATCTAAACATAAGTCAATGATTAGAGATAGCATTCAAAAATTTGCATCTGAATTAGTTGAAAAAAGTTTTGGCAGTGCATTTAAAGACCTGCAAAAAGGCGTTTCTTCGTGCACCAATGCACTTTGTCATTTGGCTGCTAGGTTGACTTCCTCGGTCTTTCAAATGGCTTTTTATGAGATTGGAAGACGTAGAGCAATCTCCCTGAAGGAGCGAGCCATTAATGGGATAGCAAACTTTTTGGTGAGTGAAGCTATAACTGGTGCTTTGAAAGAACTGCGGCATGTGAAGAAACAAATATTTACCAACACTGTTGCACGGTTTGCGGCAGACCTTGCTGAAGAACTTGTGTTTGAAGGAATCATGGAAGTATGCCAGTTTTCATATCCATCGACACCTACAGCTGCGCAGCCTTCATCATTTGATTATGAAGACAAAGTGGTAAGATCCTATGCCAGAGATTTGTCCGAATCTGTCATTCAGGAGGCCTTTATTGAACTATCTCAGGTTGATGTGACCTTCACAACACAAGCAGCCATTAGTGTTTCCATGGACAACATTAAATATGTGAGCGCAGAAAGTATGTTAGAGTCAACACGGACTTCCACagtttttcctaattttaatgATAGGGTAGCACTGAAGCCAATCCAAGATTCCAAGAAGGAATACACAGTACAGCAAGCTCTATTTTGCACCTCTGGTGTTGTAAGTTCAATACCTGTGCCCTTCGCTGGAAGAGCTCTTTGTCAACATCAGGTTTCCTCTGATGCTTATAAAGTGAAAGTATCCACTGCTTCGAATTCTGATGACAATGTGAAAGTATACAAAGACTCCACTCATACATTTTTTagaagcagaaagagagaggagaaagtcgcttctttcagaaatatatacCTAACTTCTGATCACAGTCAAAGTACTGAAAGTAGTCCATCACTCTTACATAACCAAAACAataccaaacaaacaaataacagaTCTGGAATGAACAATAATTCAGAATTAACAAGTGGGTTGAAAGGCATTAATACTTTCTCTGGAACTATGGTAGATATGATAGTAAATGAAGCTTATGAAGCCATAACCTCATCTAGAGTAACAAAAGCAGTAGAAGAGTATACAgattttttaacaagaaaaataatagataAAAAAGCTTACATGCAATGTACTGGTGAAGATTTCCCCAAGAATATGTTTGCAGATCACTTGGCCAAGTATGTCATAAAACAGTCTGTGGATGAAAGTAAAACCATGTTATGCAACTCTAGTGAGAATTTAGCAGGTAATGTGAACTCACAGACTTACACAGATATCTGTAGAAAAGAAGAATGTGTGATAAAGAAGCAAGAGGCTGAGAAACAAAGTAATGTTTCTATAATTGTGGAACAACAACAGATGCCTTTGAATAATCCATGTAAATTTCTTCTTACTCCAACTCATTCTGTTCAGTGTTTTTCAGAGTCTAAAGATTGTTGGCAGGATCAAAAAGGACACAGGTTTTCTTCAAAGTCACCACCACCTTGTTCCACTGGGACTTTTGCTAGGCGTGTTCTAGAGGATTTTACTGACACAGGAAGCTGCTCAATAGCATACTTAAACAAGCCCTCAAAAAACCATGATACTCAGAAACCATCATCAGGACCTTTGACTTACAGGCAGGTTGATTGTTTCTTGCATGCAAATAGTTTTTCTTCAGTGATGTTTGGCAGTGAAGATGCTTTGCAGATGGAAGATAAATCAAGTCTCAAAGATGGAAATACCTGTGTAATGCCTGATACACCCCCACCAACTCCTTTAGTACCATGTCAAGGTAGTTCTGAAAGAAACCTAAGAAAACTATCTAAGAAACTCAAGGGAGAATTAGCAAAGGAATTTGCACCTGCAACACCACCTTCTACACCGTATAATCCATCCGTTACTGGTTTGTCTGAAACTGAACATGACTCTTTGGAAAATGAGGAATTTATGCTGAAACTTATGCGGTCGCtttctgaagaaatggaaagTAGTGAAGATGAAGATCATTCTGAAATGCCCATTGAGAAAGAGGAGCATTCAGAAAAAACGATTCAGTATGCAGATTGCTTAGCTAGCCATATAATTTCAATAGCGACTGAAATGGCTGCTTCCCATTTAgatggtaaaacaaacaaaagagaaactgATAGACAGGTTCAGTTAGGTATGCAAAACAAAAGATGTGGATATACTGCATTTATAAATATCCCAGAAGAGACATGCAATTCTTTATGGAATTATGCAGGTGATATGGCAGGAAAAGTTATCAGTGAGGCCAAGAAAATAGTGAAATCAAGGCATTGTAAACTGTTGAGGTTGAAGAGGGTTAACTGTCAGGTGGATTGCCTTTATCTGAGAAAAGGTGATAAAGATTATAGTTCAAAAGAACGGTGTGATACGGTGCGGGACCAGTGGCCAGGGGAGAGAGATTCATCTGTGCTTCCTTTACCACAAGGTTCAGGCATGACGGGTTTGACTTCCAAATACCCAAGCTGTGAAAGCGTGACTGATGAATATGCAGATCATATTATTCGAGTTTTGAAAAGAGAAGGTGGTAACGCTGAACTGTTAATGGATCAGTATGCTAGCAGACTTGCTTACAGGTCTATCAAATCGGGCTTACAGCAAGCTGCGAGAAAAACTAAATTGAGATACAACAGAAAGACTTTTCCTGGGCAAAATGCACAGGTTAATGGTAAGCTGGAGCTGATCAAAACAGCGAATAAAGATACAGTACAGCAAGTGAAGAGCAGCATTCATCGCTGTGAAGACCAAATGTACGGAAGGAGCATCAGCACACAGAGAACAGAATGTACAGAGTTGTTACATTTTTCAGAATCCCTTGCTCGCAGTATCACTTGTGATGTCAGGAAGAAATTGAAAATGTCGGGAGCATGTTTGCCAAAGTCTCTAACAGACTCCTGTCTATATAAAAAGACTGCATTTGATGAAGTCACAGGGGATGTtattaaaacaagattttctaggacatttcttcctttctccccagaTCATAAACTGTATCATAGTACAGGCAGTTTAAATGAAAATGGCTACAGTGAAGGCATAATTCAAGCTATAGAACAGTATGCTAGGAAAGTAGTAGATGATACTCTAGAAATGAGTTTAGAGTCGGCTGTTCTCCATGtggctgaaaacagaaaaaatgggGATAGGCTCTCATATACTGAGAAACTGTCTCCTTTTTCTGGAACTGTCTGTAGATGCTGCAGTATGAAGGAACATCGGTACTGTACAGAAAATACATCTCATCATCTACCTGCGCAAGGATCCTCCATTCCAGTGAGGCGTTTTGTTCATTCTGGATTGGGTGGTGCCTGTCAAAAATCAAGAGTGTTTCAGCTTGATATTCCTAAAATTCATGTTGATGTAGAACAGAAGACAGTGTTTTCTGACAAGGGGGCTACTGCGGCTgtagagaaagcagaaagagagcTGAGTTACACAAGTTTGACAGCTGACAGTGGTATTGGACAAGATGGAGTCAGTTTTGCTGAAAGCCTTACTACTGAAATAATGACATCAGCTATGACTAATATTGGTCAGGCAGTTAACATAAG CCAGCAGATGAGTCTTAGCATTGGTGATGATAGCACTGGGAGTTGGTCCAATCTAAGTTTTGAAGATGAACATCCTGATGAGAGCAGCAGTTTTCTTCACCTCAGTGACAG TTCAGCTGTGTTCTCTTCTTCTCCTGGCAGTAATGGTAACAGCAGTAGCTGGAGCAGTCTTGGTTTAGAAGGGGATATGTATGAGGAGAATTTATCCTTTCCAACATCAGACAG tgatggATCAGAAGATAAAGATGAAGACTCCAAGGATGCTGTAGAAG gTTTGGAGCAAATACGAAAGATTTTAGTAATAGTGAATATTGATCTGGAACCAAATCTAGTGGACCCCCAGCTCAGAGCAGCACTCCAGTGGCTAGCAGCTTCTGAAACGGAGGTGTCTGACCTTCACTTTCATGACACTGCTACAAGGGAATTTGTCTTT CTTTCCAGAAGACTACGAGAAAGAGATTGGAAAGTTGGAGATCTCTTGCAAGCCGTGCTGAAATACTGTGAAATGATAGAGAAAGCGTCTGATGGAGAGCCAGCTCTAAATAAGTCTTTGGTTGGTTGGCTTCTGGAAAATGTCTGA